The nucleotide sequence attagtttttagaatatgtctgcaaaatttcatggactttggttgcttaatattcaaatgaaattggaactacgattgtatgaaacgagtgacggagagagccctgttaaagagaAAGTTCTTTCATAGCAGCGACCaacttttacaattttaagTCGGAACTCGGAACCGTGCCGTGCGTAACTCTCCAAGTTTGAAGTGAACTAGAGTTCACCTGCAGGTTTTATTGTGCAACTTTGCGAAACCTCACGACTGTGCCACCGGCTACTGCATTCAAAGGttactttttttaacttttcatctgaaagaattttcttttaaaacttctttagacGCGGTAGTTTTTCGGAATGAAATCCCATTATATCTTCGTCAACATATAGATTTTATTCATGATTTAATTTTGGATACTTTtgtcaaatattgcaaaattatttTCGTATTCATTGATTGATGAAGTGcatattttaaatacctatcttTTGTAACAATAGTTTCATCTTGTATGCTATTTGGGAATCGATGTTAAGTGGAACATGTGTTGGATGATGTATCGTGAACACGAAAATCATTACAACTATCATCTTTATCCAATGTCCATTCTGATAAATACTTAAACTCTACGACTACTATCACCTTGTAACTAACCTATGATCATTCATTTGAAGCATCCATTAAATGTAGGGGTAACTATGTAAGAGTACCTATATACACTAATTACAAAACAACAAGATTGAGCGCCTTAGATTAAACCCTCACAAAATTGGAACAAGAAAATAATGCACAGAAAGATATGAATAAGGATTTTGAAGTGGTTAAGAGTGCAAAGCGTGTAAAAGGAACTCTAAATGATTCACATATTCAGCTATCTTATTACAACGATATATTGCATAATGCAATGCTAGTTAACAATTTAGATTCTGATAAGAGTAAGAATATTGTAGTTATTGCTAATAACAAAGTATAAAAGTCAAGTCAATAAAAATCATCTTACAAAATACCAATACGTTCGTGCATTTTTCTTAAAGATTCGTTTTTATGATCATAAGTCCGTTAGAATTCAACAAATGAGGGCTCTGGCGCTCAATAAAGCGTCTGTCAATGCAGACTCCAATCTAAGTGAAGATCCCTTGAAGACGATCTAGAGTGTAGCGTAGGCGGCGCGTGTGGAGCACCGCGGGCCGCATGTCAGTAGTCCAAGGATTCCTCGTCAGGAGATCGCTTGCGGCAACAGAGACGCCACGCAGCTCCTAAAGCACAAACACCAATAGCGATAGCTAACACAGCCCCCAATGTTGGCGCTAACCAATCACTACCCCTTGCACTTCTTGCTCCAGCACACAATTCTGGTGCCTCATCATGTAGCTGACCAAATGGCATTCCACTCAACAAATCCAAATAACCAAGTCGACGCAAGCTGTCCTCCGAATAAGCTTCTCTTGCACGCTTTTCTTCCGCTGTCCAGAACTTCCGTTCACTAGATGTCATATTCGGACAGTTGATGACACCATTACATATAAGTCTTGCTGGAATACAAAGGGCTTCTTCTCCAGGACAAATGAAGTCGCATCCATGACCGGGATTCGAAACTATAGAACCGCCTTCAGTCAATCGTGACGTCATTAATGTCCCATCAGAATTTTTGGGTAAATGGTAAAGGCCTGTCCAAGCTATTTTGAAAGTAGCACGCGCGGGGGACGCACTGCCAATAAATACGATTCTAATAGATCTTGTCTTTTCCTTTTCCATTACCAGTGGGTCATCTAAAGACTCGAATCCTAATTCTCCAGCTGATAAGATTGGTAACTCTCGAGCTAAGGAAACGTTTTCTCCACAGACTGATAAATAAGGCTCAATACGTCCAGGAAGGTAAATTTGGATGTTTCCATCGTCACAATGACGTGATGCAAATTTAATGCTGTCAAAATGTAGCCAAATATCTCTCTTCTCTTCTATTTCTAGATCCCAAATGCACTGTATCCTTTTAGGAGGTTCGGTATAACCTAATGCTTCTAAATGGGGGTATACGATTTCTCCATCTAATGCCGCCGCTAGAACTGGTGGTCCACACAGAGGGCCGTGTACAAATTCGTATCGCGCTTCAAAAAGTGGTGATGGATTCTTGAAGTATGACGCTGCAGCATGAGCATTGTCTACTATCAGTTGTAAGTTCAAAGTTTCTCCTGAAGACACTACTCTGTAAGGTCTCGCTCGGGTTACAGAATTAGCGTGTTTAGCACAAAGGCAGGATCCAAGAGACCTTTGCACTGCTAAATGAAGAGGCAAAGGTGTGGTGGTGAATCCCAGAGTTGTGTTCAAAGTTTTACCAGGGGGGAATGGTTCCCAGATGATTAATTTATCAGCTCGATCTTCATAGCAGTTTTGGCAGGTCACTGGTGTGTACGGATGTTCCTGAAACAAACAGACAGTTAAGAAAATCACCAGACGTAAGAGTGGATTTTAAGCATTAtccatttaaatttttgaaaaaatattatgattatctGCAATGGATTTTTTAAAGAGACTGAAAATACTGAAATTTCGTTTTATGTGAAATGTGGCAGCatttgatattataattgagCAATGAAATTGTTTTGTTAATCTACGAAATAACCGCTTTCACGCAACGGTTATTTTGTCTTTGTTTTGCCTTTAACTATGTAAATGTCTCCATTTATAATGTGCAAATCCAGGGAGTTAAAGCCATAACAACGTAACGGCCTAGTATTATAGCGAAGGTAGATTTTATAGGCAATTTAACGTAACATCGGGCATCGCATTTCACGTTTAAATTTTACGTTGAAACAAAATGCagtaataaacttttatttccaTTTGCATATTAAATAGTTCCCTGCGGTGCCTTGTAACGCTTATATTCTCAACAACGGAATGCTTAAATGAAACCGTGTTAATACAATGTAGAGTTTTCAGGTGTGTCTGTATGTAAATGGGATAGGTTAATCCTTATACATTAATTCGGAAATAATCAAGTTTTTTTGGTAAGATACAAAATATCACTTTACTTGCGTGAATCTGTTTTTATAGCATTGGATtcagcttttcaaaaaaaaaaaaatcgtgtgagaaggaagaaatattttggaatttgaattttgaaagtatactttattttttactgaTAGTACAGTTTTTTTACTTTGCAAGGCAATCGATTACGCTTGAGTGTGATGTGTGATTTGGCTTTAAGTGTACAAAGTCATCCTGTgagaattttttattaattttctgaccATCCCTACAACTAAAACGTTATTTTTACCGAggtaaagattttaatatttttcctgCTAATAACACAAGTGAGGTCACGGGTTATTTTAGTAAAGAGTTCACAAGTTTATGTGTTTCCCCACCCCACCGGCTCATTATAATTCTCCGTTACACGCCAAATGAAATAAGCGAATAACCTCATAAACTGTGGTAAATCCAAACTTAAAGTTCATAACCTTTTTAATATCTTTTGCAAAAATGGAGACTGttattaaagaaataatttGTTGCGCAGTTTTCCAGACTGAGTTGAACTACCAAactttttattaccttttttaaattctatctTGTTGAAATTTAAACGtgatcaatttaattttttgcagtttttttGCATTTGCATTCTATAACCTTGTGGCTGTGGATGTCATGAAACTTCAGCGGGTAAATGTCATGATACCTACTATTACCATCATATCACGCAATGTTGAAACATTACTTGAGTTTACTTTGTCCAACAGGATCTTCTCGTATATACTTTCATCATGCTATGACTTCATCAATAACTGCTAAGTACTTAAAAAGGTGCTAATAATGTAAGACCAAGATCTTACTTATAAAAGTTATTCATCATAAAATTAATGCTCAAAGTGGTCAGAGCACCTAACCTTCGTAACAATCCTTTAACGGTGACACATCTATACAAGCAGTGATCTTCCCCTAGTGGCACCGTGCTTATAGACTTGGGTATTTAGAGCAATTGCAGTCTCCCAGCTCGCTGATTCCATAAAGCTACGTCTCATACCTATTACTTAAAAAGGCTCTAAGAATATAAGATCAAATTCTTACTTACGCTGTCTGCTCAACCAATCAATTGTCGGCAAAATTTTTTGGATAACCCTTTAACCCTGACACCCCATAGTTATAAAAGTTGCTCACCTTGAAATTAACGCTCAAAATGGTCAAAATAACCCTCGCGAAAATCCGTTTATCCGTGACAAATCTATACAAGCAATGGACATCTTCACCCGGTGGCGCTTGCTTATAGACCAGGGTGTTGAGAGGAGATCTCAGTCTACCAGCTCGCTGCTTCCAGGATGCTATGACTTCATCACAAGCTGTGTTGGGGACTGGCTCTCCGAATCTGGTGTTGTTGAAAAAGTCGTAATGCGCCCAGTAGTAAAGTGATGAGCTGAAAAGTTAAAGGAATTTAGTATATGGTACTTTGAAATTTCTGGTAAGGTTACTGAACAATAATTTGGTTGATTGAAAGAAGtaaaagaatttattaattGTGTTATTTCAAAGAATTCTCTTATACAGGATAGTATAAGATTAAAGTTCTGTTTTAATCTGATGGTCTCACACTGGCAGTAGATGATAGGCCTAAGAAGTGATCTTACATAACAGTAATTCGTGATGCTGCGGCTAATGAAGATAGAACTTTAACAAACATTTTGATATCGTAGATAGATGGCATATCTAAACTTGCATAGGTACTATGGTAGCTATCATAATCTCAACCCACCCATCCATTACTGAGCAAGTTTCCCCAGGATGTTTTTCTTCAACGTGGTAGGTAAATAtcaattatttctttttgaGAACAGAATACTATACTAGATCTGATCTGAGAAAGTATAGAAGGATCTTTATCAAACGTCGTAATTGATTTAAGGCTTTACAGTTACTCCAAATCAAGTAATCCCATTGGTACGCCAAGAGGCTGTTCGGAATTCATCTAAATTATAATTCTATTATTATCTGTTTTACTAAGCCTTCTTAGGTATTAGCGACTATTACACAATAGGGATTTGAACCCTTCTTCCATTTCCCCAATCTACGTGAAATTCTCTCTCAATAACGTTACGGTTTTAGTACAATCGTGTTCTATTATAAAAGCGCTAACACACTGGAACGCCATAACGACATCGTCGGCTACGTAACCAAACAAATCGTATTgaatttcataaatataaatttttttactATCCAAAAAACATAGGTACTTGAAGCATCTCCTgcattttaaaatgtacaactTCTTATAATATCATACTAATTAATGAAGTAAACAGAAACCAgatatctctaaactaaatataCTCCTGTGTTTCAGGCGACAGTGCTCTCCTTAAATAGGTAAAATGTAAGACTTGTTATCTTACTTGGCTACCGGTCTGGTGATGTCACCAATTTAGAAGCGTAGCCACGATCGACCGGCTCCTACGTGGAGACTGGATACTCTGGCGACCTGGCGACGCATAGCCAAGTCGCCAGTATTTTGTGTTTGCTAATTTTGTGTTACTTATTTGGCAACCTCATTTTTCGGGTACGGaagtacccgaaggatgccatgCGGAccctataaataatataataagcctctgctgtcagtccgtccatccgtccatctgtctgtcagcgggctgtatctcaggAACCATAATtaaaggtagagagttgaatttttcacagaatatgtatttctattaccacTATAAAACATTATACAAccaatgataaaaatttcagAATGGctaccatgaaaatttaaaaaatttgttgtttcttgtacgatggtacggaaccctaccagTGTGattctaactcgcacttggccgatgtTTTTCTACGGTAGGTGACCAGATACAGCAATGGCTACGTAGCCAGCGACGTCGCAGTGTGTTAGGGCTCTAAACATAAAGCGCGTCGGCTTTTGTTACCTCCCTATTAGCTTTCTTACTTTCCTTGTATTCGGGTCGTTAACACGCGATGTGGATTTGACAGATcattaatagtaattattattagattgaAGATAATACTCGTACCAGCAGAAAATATAGGAGGTTAATGTTGCGTAATGTTTGGTTTGTAGTTTGTTATAGAGTAACgttagtttttagagttccgtattcAAAGGCTGCCAACGGGAgcctcttaagagggctctctccgtcactcgtttccactcgtttcatacaatcgtagttccaatttcatttgaatattaagcaaccaaagtccatgaaattttgcagacatattttagaaactaatatctatgtctgtggttttccagatttctgttaaaatattcggtttcaaagttacgcggtcttaaaaatttcatacaaatctttgagcccctgtaattttaaaactacatatttttagaaaaatctaaaacaccacagacacagatattagtttctagaatatgtctgcaaaatttcatggactttggttgcttaatattcaaatgaaattggaactacgattgtatgaaacgagtggaaacgagtgacggagagagccctgttaagtactaagccttcgctgtccatcCATTCGTCCGCTCGTCtatctatcagcgggctgtaactctcgaaccgtaataggtagagatatgaaattttcacagaatgtgtgcCTATTTCTACTTCTGGAATCCTGGTTTCGTAACAATACAAGAGTGGATGAAAATTGCGAGGACTATCAAACTTTTTTGCCTCGAtataaaagcctcaatagctcagcggttataggagcggactgaaatctgaaaggtcggcggttcaaaccccacccgttgcactattgtcgtacccactcctagcacaagcttaacgcttagttggaggggaaatgttaatcatgactaaaaaatgactaatattcttaaaaaaaaagatataaaacCTATATAAAACTGACTACCAATCTTCGATAGTCGAAGAAGCATCCAAAGGAAGTACTCACCCACTATAGCTTCCAGTCTTGCTCTCAAATCTCACGAACATGGCATTCCCCGTGGACACGAAGTCGTGCTTCTCCATCGGCCTGCTGAAGGTGTCGCAGAATGTCTTGATGATCTTCGCGTCATCAGGTCTGGGCGCGTCGTATAGTGTGAGGGATTCCCCACAATCCCCCGTCCAGGGTACGATGGGTGATTCGATGCGATTTATGCGGAAGCTgtagaaaataaaaagattGTACCAGACGGATGATTCCAGGCTGGAAAAATGCTTGGAGTGCCCCCAATCTATATCAGAACTTTATGCACTATGCCTAAAGTCTGTTACCATAGCCTGGAGTGCTCCCAAACTATACTCTTGCAGAACTTTATGTACTATGCCTTGCCTGTTACcttatacatataaaatcagtatccatattattataaaaagcgAAAGCTTGTTCGTTTATTTGtcagtttgttcttcaatcaaccacaacagagcaacggattggcctgatttttttgcatggatataataaTTGAAGCTCCGGAGCGTGGCTAATTTTACTCCTTTTGAATTtcataacctaaatccacacagacgaaggcGGGTATCACCTAGTTCtagataaataaatctataaccTAAATATTTGGACAGAAATAACAACAAATTTCTATTGTTGAATAAAGTAAGTAGAGTCCGTTCTCAGTTCCTAGAATTTCCCAAAGGAAGGAAGGAAGTCTCTAAAATAATTAAAGGTTCCAAATCAACCAGCTAAAATATCCAGATTTCGTATTTCTTGTGAACTTTTGTGTGGAACAAAGGAAAATTTTGGCAATGTATTGACTTCGACGTATTGAAATCAATACAAtataaaagtatttgtaaaagtttaattgaataaaaatatttttgaatttgaataattttaatggcaaatttttttttcactccAGCAGCCGTTTAAATATATTCATTTTTGCCGCCAATATTACCTTATTCATGTTAAAAAAGCATACGAAAAATCATAATTAATTCTACTAACCTCGGAAAATACAGCCTAACGACTTGTCCTGGGAAGCCCTGCATCAGATAAGTGCAGGAGGTATGCGGGGGATACCAATGAGCGACGGAGAGGAATATGCCCTCGGTGTCTCCTGACTTTTTCAAGGATTCAGCGGTTAGCAACCAGTCACAGTTTCCGATCTTGGAGCCCGGTGCTTCGACGTGGCCTGGCCAGTTGCCCACGTTGAAATGGAaccccgtgttcagtagtggacctgtgtatttagaataatttttaaGGTTTGGTCAATGTAAAAGCTTGTAAATAAAGGGTTAAAAACAAGGTTTGGGCAGAAAAACccgttcaagtgcgagtcgctctcgcaaacgaagggttccgtactatttatgtacaagaaataacactttttttgttatgtacttaactataaattcacggttttgggttttttcctttacttgtgctttccATTGCTATTTactaaattttatgattctagatcaacgagtAGTAGGTAGAAACCCACTATTCAGGTATTAAAACACAATAGCCTGAACACGTTCTTATGATTTAATCTGACCTGTACATCAAATTAAAGGTTAGAGGTggctttatttttagggttcgtgcatccaaaggaaaaaggaacccttatagaatcacttcgttgtctgtctgtctgtcatgtctgtcaagactaggggaatcaaaacctatagggtacttctcgttgacctagaatcataaaatttgccaggtacctatttcattggtgtgttacaaataaaagatggatgctcttggatttgattttatttccattcacacgacacagacagacattgtatcaagacagcgataggtgacaagtgtgtgacaagtgacagatgacattaggatattacacagactaatatcacagactaatacaataccgtaacatctcccttttttttttttacactttaggtactaactgttaacaattttattattatgacaacgacagattttttatattttataaacacaagtatatacatagtacaagtacaacattattttttataacaccacaagaaaatcacttatgactatccaggctgcatggtttacaacctttgcctttctcgatacattgacagactactactaaaattgacatttgttttttgaacctttacctttcctgaaaaataatttaaatactaacattttgtttacatctttaaataattgaaatactaacaaacttactaacaaataacaatttcattttgtttacatctttataggtatactgactgtgttgtgtgctgtggaaaatgatattatgtgtgtactgactgtttaatgataaactgacggtttctcctgaactgtcctagttcactatttattagataacttctaggttcaggacctatctggataataactccaggaacccattttttgtgttcagg is from Maniola jurtina chromosome 14, ilManJurt1.1, whole genome shotgun sequence and encodes:
- the LOC123871821 gene encoding uncharacterized protein LOC123871821, encoding MDWKGSTVVFLVLVVAVSGNPAKIDSKRDHCNKTVEIYEDVSSPPVTPENFGRPLTCTYRFRAFRGSPKDWILRIRFKKFKVGTLINGTTCHKGYMQIVDGNAKTDVSNRKEPGLFCGEIEQPQTFISETNFVKIVFHADNFTDQTYFSFDSRAEQQFEVYLRYGQHPELYPNRRGEVVAGSYCERVFRDCRLQTCYVQSAAYPGVYPRNLHCRYHLNTRLPYIKLYIENEEFNIDGQRCENIMTCPMRPITSGSENCPYDYIRIYDGKDESASVIGTFCGMGKFPYSIIGTSQDLFVEFISSPAGPLLNTGFHFNVGNWPGHVEAPGSKIGNCDWLLTAESLKKSGDTEGIFLSVAHWYPPHTSCTYLMQGFPGQVVRLYFPSFRINRIESPIVPWTGDCGESLTLYDAPRPDDAKIIKTFCDTFSRPMEKHDFVSTGNAMFVRFESKTGSYSGSSLYYWAHYDFFNNTRFGEPVPNTACDEVIASWKQRAGRLRSPLNTLVYKQAPPGEDVHCLYRFVTDKRIFARVILTILSVNFKEHPYTPVTCQNCYEDRADKLIIWEPFPPGKTLNTTLGFTTTPLPLHLAVQRSLGSCLCAKHANSVTRARPYRVVSSGETLNLQLIVDNAHAAASYFKNPSPLFEARYEFVHGPLCGPPVLAAALDGEIVYPHLEALGYTEPPKRIQCIWDLEIEEKRDIWLHFDSIKFASRHCDDGNIQIYLPGRIEPYLSVCGENVSLARELPILSAGELGFESLDDPLVMEKEKTRSIRIVFIGSASPARATFKIAWTGLYHLPKNSDGTLMTSRLTEGGSIVSNPGHGCDFICPGEEALCIPARLICNGVINCPNMTSSERKFWTAEEKRAREAYSEDSLRRLGYLDLLSGMPFGQLHDEAPELCAGARSARGSDWLAPTLGAVLAIAIGVCALGAAWRLCCRKRSPDEESLDY